In Vibrio kanaloae, the genomic stretch GGATAGAGAAATGTTCATTCGTTTCTACGCCCTCCGCCAATACCACCATCCCAAAGTTCTTACCTATTGCAATGATGTTTTGTACCATTGTGAGCGACTGCAGGTCTACAGTAATGTTTTCAATGAAGCTCTTATCTATCTTTAGTTCATCGATAGGGAGTACCTTCAACATACTCAATGAAGAATAGCCAGTACCGAAGTCATCCAGAGAGATCTTAATATCATTTTCTTTGAGGGCCTCGAAAATTGGCTTCACCAAAGTTACATCTTCAATGAACAGGCTTTCGGTGATCTCTAGTGTTAGGCAGCTTGCTGGAAACTGATATTTTTTGAGTACGGTAAGCAAATGATTAGAGAAAGATTTATGTGAAAATTGACGGACAGATATGTTGATCGATAACCCTATTTTTTGCTCGGTTGTCTGACGTAAATGAGCGATTTGCATAACGCTAGACTCGATGATGAAAGTGCCTAGCTTTTGCATTAAACCAGTGCTTTCAGCTATCGGTATAAATACATCGGGTGGAATAAAACCTAGTTCGTCATCAATCCAGCGTACGAGTGCTTCTACACCATGAATGCTATCATCGGCACGGACCAGCGGTTGAAAAACCATGAATAGAGTTTGTTTCTCTATAGCAATGCGTAGCCTTTGTTCTACCTTCATTTTGTAAAGGTGGGCTTCTTGCATCTCCTCCGTGAAAAGACTGTACGAGTTTTGATGCTGTTTCGCCTTATACATTGAGATGTCAGCTGAGCGAAGCAAACTATCTAAGTCTTTTCCGTGTTCTGGGAATATCGCGATACCAATACTGCACCCCAATAAAAATTGAGAATCATCAACATCGTAAGGTTGGGACAGTACTTCTATGATGCGTTCTGCTAGTCGTTTAATTTCGGTATCATTTGTTAGTGGTGTTAGGAATAAAAATTCATCACTGGATTCCCGAACCAATAGACTTAGCCGAGAGCGGAACCTCATTAAACGCAAAGCGATCTGTTTGAGTACCTTATCGCCATAGTCATGGCCATGTGTATCATTGACACATTTAAAGTTATCTATATCGATAAACAATAGTGAGAATTGCTCTGACTCTTGTTCAAGCCATTTGCCAATATTTCTTCGCATGTATAAACGGTTGGGTAGGGAGGTCAATGGGTCGTGATTGGCTTGGTAAATCAGTTGACTCCGGGTACGTTGCTCGTTCTTTGCGATTGACTTAACTAGGACGTAGAAACCGATCTGAAGTAAAATAAAGGCACCGAAGATAATGCCAAACTCTTCTACAAAGATATTATTGATATGAGAAAGATCTGTGCGACCGATTACCCATAGTTTGTAATCTGGGATGTATTTAGCGCTGACTAGTGAGTGGTATGTGTCATCGTTTATGCTGAAAGAGTACGTCTTTTTGTTGGCTTTGGCTTCTTCGATACTGAAAGGAATTTGTTCTAAAAAGCTTTCAATGATTCGTTTCATAACATCATCATCAACGGGCTTCGAATAAGCGTCGAGAGATTCTATATCGCTAGAAAAAAACTGACGATAGTTGTCGGATCTCAGCAAAGTTAGCGTGTTGTAGCTGCCTGCGTGTGCATTGTTTTCGAACACAATCGTGCTGTCTAAGCGTAAACCAGCACTCATGACAGCATCAACATTCTTGCCATCGATTGAAATTGATTTTCTTAACGGGATAACTAGGCTGTTTAAAGACTCTTGAAAGTAAGTCCGTCCCAAAACCATCTTGTCACTCGCCATTGTCTCTAAAAATGAATGTCTCGTGTGCGGGTCTTGGAGTAGATTTTTTTGATCTGATAGCTGAAGGTTAGAGCTGATAGAAATATAGTCGCCCTGAGCGTTGAGCAGCCCAAATGCTGCGACAGCAGGGTGGGTATCAAGTAATTTGTCTAAAAGTGGACGGATTTGAATTGCAGCTGTTCGAGTAAAGTCTGACTGCTGGGCAAGCTGATGCCCAACGACTTCCAATAAAGCTTCTTGGCTTGTTAAGAGAGAGCTAACTGAGCCAGAAAAAAGTTCAACTTGAATATGTTGCTGCTCGATGAAATCATCTTTGTTTGATTGCCACTTAGTTACACCCAACCCAGTGAAAAGTATCAGAGTACACAATACGATCAGAGCGTACAGCGACCAGATATTTTTCTTAAATAGAGCCATGGCATGCCTTTTGTTTGTTACTGTTTTTAACAGGTGAAAGGGACAATATACTGGTTTTTTAGGGTGATGCATGTAATCAAGGATACAAACACCAACAATTAAAGTATCGATAACTGAATAGTATAACGACTACGAGCTGATATTCTTGAGAAAAATATTAGCGTTCAGAGTAGTGATCACTATTAACCTATGATCGATCACAGTTTATGTTAGTCAACAATGTCGCTTGTTATGCAATAGTGCTCATAATTTTTTGGTTTTACATTACGGTAAGCGCTAATCACGTCGCAAAGAATTTATTCCATGGGACTTCAAATCGCCATTTTGAGTAAACTCTTTGCAGTCGCGTACTGTATTCTAATGGTAGTAGCAATAAACGAAGTTGAATTACTGATTTGTAATCGCAATAGGGAGTTGTTCGTTGGCGCCCCATTCCGTCCACGACCCATCATAAACGCCCATTTCACCTGAATACCCAGCGAGTTTAGCGGCTAATAGAATGATACAAGCCGTTACACCCGACCCGCAGCTAAAGAACATAGGCTGAGAGGGCGTTAAATTTAACGCTGAAAAGACGTCAACTAGATCTTCTTGAGGTTTCAATTTACCTGCACTTAATACTTGTGCGAATGGCAGACAAATCGAGTTGGGAATATGGCCGCTGCGTAAGCCTTTACGTGGTTCCGGTACTTCTGAATCGAAACGAGCTTGTGAACGTGCATCGATAATGTTTGCGCTCTTGTTATCGGAAAAACGTTGGATTTGTTGAGCATTTACAAAGTAGTTGTCTTGAATGTTGCCTTCAAAGTTGCCCGGTTGTACCTCTGTTTTGTAGTCGGTGTCCGTTGGGTAGCCGGCTTCTATCCATGCAGGTAAACCACCATCTAAGATGTAAACGCTTTTGTGTCCCATTGCCATAAACATCCACCATGCGCGAGGGGAAGCAAAGGTTCCAGAGTTATCGTAAACCACAATCGTACTGTTTTGGTTGATACCAATTTCTTGTGCGCGTGCGTTGAAGTGTTTTTCGGACGGGAACATGTGAGGAAGTAGGGTGTGCTTATTACAAAAGTCTTTGTCGTAATCGAAACGAATCGCGCCAGGAATCATTTGTCCTTTAATCTTTTCCGACTCGCTTGGGATCTGAAATTCGATACTGGCATCTAGGGTGACGATGTTGTCTTCTGCTAGTAAACGTTGTTGCAGTTGTTCCGGTGAAATGAGTGGCTGATTCATTCTTCTTATGTCCATTTTTGTTGTTATAGCTATTTGTGAAGCTATATCGATTATTGTAGTGACATCGATGAGTGTCGTTATATCGATTAATGTGCAGTTCGACAGTGGATGAACTGATAACTGCTTTGTCCGGTTATTTGATTGTTTAATGTATCAAGTGCGACCACAGAATCAATAGGGCAGTCTGTAGTTGGTGCAATGGAAACGCGAAATACTTGATTATCTTCTGTCTGGACGGTGAGGTAACGTCTATGCCCATCTAGCGATTGAGTAAGGGTGTTCGAAATCACTTTTGCGTGAATGCGCTGTCCTGTCTCTGGGGTCAGAGGGAAATAGGCGAGAGTCAATAATAAGCCCACACCACACATTAAGATAAATATCCCTGTTTTTAACTGTTTCATGAGAGTAAGTCTTTGAAGGTTATCTGTAAAAGAGTAAGTGAGATTACTGGTAAAGTGAATGAAGCCAAGCAGAAAAAAACATTCGGCCTCTTATTTGAATAACACACAAAGTGAATATTTCGACTTACTTTAAATTTATACAGAACCCGTTATGAATTAGTAGCCTGGTTTTAGTGTCCCGTTGTCTCGTGCTGTATAGAAAGCTGCATTGGGCGTGTAAAAAAGCCCTGACTATGGGGTCAAGGCCTTGTGAGCAATACTTAGCAATGAAAACCTAGCAATTAAAACCTACGTATTTAGATGATGGATGAAGGTTTGTCGGCTTTTCCACAAACCGAGCAATTAGGCATCTTCATTAAATTCATTTCCCTCCAACTGTGTGACATAGCATCGAGAATCAATAGCTTGCCTTGTTTGGGTTGTCCAAATTGAGCAATAACTTTGATGGCTTCTAAAGCTTGTGCAGCACCAACCATTCCAAGGATAGGAGCCAATACTCCGGCTTCGACACAGCTTAGCGCTGCGTTGCCAAATAGGGCGCTTAAACATTGGTAGCACGGTGCGTTTTCATCTTGATAAGTGAACACGCTAATCTGACCTTCCATACGAATAGCAGCGCCAGATACTAATGGTGTTTTTGAGGCGTAGCATAAGCGGTTAAGTTGGTTGCGTGTTTCAACGTTGTCACAGGCATCAAGAACTAAGGAGTGCGCTTCAATTAACTTCGCAAGCGCTTCGTCATTCAGTCGATGATCAACGGTCTCAACCGTTAGGTGAGGGTTCAATACCTGCAGTGATTCTGCGGCTGAATCGACCTTTTTCCTGCCAATGTCGGCATCGGTATGAAGTACTTGTCGTTGTAAGTTAGAAAGTTCAACAACATCATCGTCGATAAGAGTTAGCTTACCAATGCCTGCAGTCGCAAGGTATTGAGAGGACGCACAACCTAAGCCTCCTGCGCCTAATACTAGGATTGAGCTCTGTTTCAGCGCTTCTTGGCCTTCAAAATCAAACTGTTTTAGAATGATTTGGCGGTTGTAGCGAAGCATCTCTGCATCAGACAGTATTTCCATCAATAAGCCTCGTTAGTAAAGCGTCGAGTTAAACAGTTGAATCTGAACCGTTTCGCCTACTTCTACACGGCCACGTTCTCGTTCAAGCACCACAAAGCAGTTTGCTAAGCTCATAGAGCGGAAAGCGCCAGAGCTTTGGTTGCCTGTTGTCTCTACCACAAATTGACCGTTTTCAATTGAGTAAATACCACGCTGGTAATCCGTGCGGCCAGGGCCTTTTTTGAATGCAGATTTCGTGATAGCAGGAATAGATTTCGGACCTGCCCACGCAGTATGACCTGCAAGTTTCGCGAGCATAGGTTGTACTAACACGTACATAGTCACCATTGCCGAGACAGGATTACCCGGTAGGCCGCAGAACCATGCGTTATCGAGTTCACCGAATGCGAATGGTTTCCCCGGCTTGATTGCCAATTTCCAAAAGCCGATTTGACCAAGCTCTTCTAGGATGTCTTTGGTGTAATCCGCTTCCCCCACACTTACGCCACCAGAAGTCACGACAACGTCTGCCAACTCTTGAGCTTTCTCAAATGTTTCTTTCAGTGTTTTAGGGCAATCAGGGATGACGCCGAGGTCGATGGCTTCACAACCAAACGCTTCGATGAGCGGTTTAATACCGTAGCGGTTGCTGTCGTAGATCTGACCATCTTCAAGCGGTTGCCCTAATGGCTTTAGCTCATCGCCAGTAGAGAAGAAAGCGACTTTAGGTTTATGTAACACTGTCACGTGGCTTACACCCAATGAAGCAATCATTGGAATGTCACGAGGCGTTAAGCGTTCACCGCGGCTAAGAACGATGTCGCCTCGTTTGATGTCGTCACCCGTCGGGCGAATATTGTTATTTAGTTTGATGTCGTCTTGACGGATCTCAACTCCAGCGTCTGTCTCGACCGTATTTTCTTGCATGATGACAGCATCACAACCTTCAGGGATTTTTGCGCCTGTCATAATGCGAATACAGGTGTTGCTTGGCCATTCGCCTTCAAACGGTTGGCCGGCAAACGATTTTCCCGTTAAAGGTAGAGTTTTGTTGTGTTCTAAATCGGCAATACGCAGCGCGTAACCATCCATTGCTGAATTATCAAAAGGAGGTACGAAAATAGGGGATAGTATATCTTCAGCAAGTACATAACCTAGTGCTTCAGCGAGAGGAAGAGACAGAGTCATTTGGATTGGTTTGATTGGTGACAGCAGCTTATCTAGTGCTTCTTCAATTGGCATTAAGCCCGGAGCGTCGCAACAGCCCATAATTGAAATCCTTTAATCGTTATTATTTTGACTTGGTGGTTGGGTCTATTGAGTTTATGAAAACTCGCCAACGAAATTGCAGCCACCTTAGCATAGTTTACGCCCCGTAAATAATGACCTCCCTTAAAATATGGGTGTATTTATTCAAAATTACGAGTATCCTTGTTTGCCATCCAGACGGGGTAATAGAAAGAGGAAGTTCAATGTCAGGTCTTAGCGAATCAGCGAAGTTAGTTAAAGATGCGCTAGCAAGCCGTGGGTTAGAGACACCAATGAGTCCTAACCAGATTAGCCGAGAAGAGAAAAAGGAACGAATCGAACACCATATGCGTGAGATTCTAACTCTCCTTGAACTTGATCTTACGGACGATAGCCTAGAAGAAACGCCACAGCGTATTGCTA encodes the following:
- a CDS encoding putative bifunctional diguanylate cyclase/phosphodiesterase; the protein is MALFKKNIWSLYALIVLCTLILFTGLGVTKWQSNKDDFIEQQHIQVELFSGSVSSLLTSQEALLEVVGHQLAQQSDFTRTAAIQIRPLLDKLLDTHPAVAAFGLLNAQGDYISISSNLQLSDQKNLLQDPHTRHSFLETMASDKMVLGRTYFQESLNSLVIPLRKSISIDGKNVDAVMSAGLRLDSTIVFENNAHAGSYNTLTLLRSDNYRQFFSSDIESLDAYSKPVDDDVMKRIIESFLEQIPFSIEEAKANKKTYSFSINDDTYHSLVSAKYIPDYKLWVIGRTDLSHINNIFVEEFGIIFGAFILLQIGFYVLVKSIAKNEQRTRSQLIYQANHDPLTSLPNRLYMRRNIGKWLEQESEQFSLLFIDIDNFKCVNDTHGHDYGDKVLKQIALRLMRFRSRLSLLVRESSDEFLFLTPLTNDTEIKRLAERIIEVLSQPYDVDDSQFLLGCSIGIAIFPEHGKDLDSLLRSADISMYKAKQHQNSYSLFTEEMQEAHLYKMKVEQRLRIAIEKQTLFMVFQPLVRADDSIHGVEALVRWIDDELGFIPPDVFIPIAESTGLMQKLGTFIIESSVMQIAHLRQTTEQKIGLSINISVRQFSHKSFSNHLLTVLKKYQFPASCLTLEITESLFIEDVTLVKPIFEALKENDIKISLDDFGTGYSSLSMLKVLPIDELKIDKSFIENITVDLQSLTMVQNIIAIGKNFGMVVLAEGVETNEHFSILKSCGCDLMQGYYFSRPVPYDELCNYLSSTQPLK
- a CDS encoding sulfurtransferase; its protein translation is MNQPLISPEQLQQRLLAEDNIVTLDASIEFQIPSESEKIKGQMIPGAIRFDYDKDFCNKHTLLPHMFPSEKHFNARAQEIGINQNSTIVVYDNSGTFASPRAWWMFMAMGHKSVYILDGGLPAWIEAGYPTDTDYKTEVQPGNFEGNIQDNYFVNAQQIQRFSDNKSANIIDARSQARFDSEVPEPRKGLRSGHIPNSICLPFAQVLSAGKLKPQEDLVDVFSALNLTPSQPMFFSCGSGVTACIILLAAKLAGYSGEMGVYDGSWTEWGANEQLPIAITNQ
- the moeB gene encoding molybdopterin-synthase adenylyltransferase MoeB gives rise to the protein MEILSDAEMLRYNRQIILKQFDFEGQEALKQSSILVLGAGGLGCASSQYLATAGIGKLTLIDDDVVELSNLQRQVLHTDADIGRKKVDSAAESLQVLNPHLTVETVDHRLNDEALAKLIEAHSLVLDACDNVETRNQLNRLCYASKTPLVSGAAIRMEGQISVFTYQDENAPCYQCLSALFGNAALSCVEAGVLAPILGMVGAAQALEAIKVIAQFGQPKQGKLLILDAMSHSWREMNLMKMPNCSVCGKADKPSSII
- the moeA gene encoding molybdopterin molybdotransferase MoeA, which codes for MGCCDAPGLMPIEEALDKLLSPIKPIQMTLSLPLAEALGYVLAEDILSPIFVPPFDNSAMDGYALRIADLEHNKTLPLTGKSFAGQPFEGEWPSNTCIRIMTGAKIPEGCDAVIMQENTVETDAGVEIRQDDIKLNNNIRPTGDDIKRGDIVLSRGERLTPRDIPMIASLGVSHVTVLHKPKVAFFSTGDELKPLGQPLEDGQIYDSNRYGIKPLIEAFGCEAIDLGVIPDCPKTLKETFEKAQELADVVVTSGGVSVGEADYTKDILEELGQIGFWKLAIKPGKPFAFGELDNAWFCGLPGNPVSAMVTMYVLVQPMLAKLAGHTAWAGPKSIPAITKSAFKKGPGRTDYQRGIYSIENGQFVVETTGNQSSGAFRSMSLANCFVVLERERGRVEVGETVQIQLFNSTLY